A single window of Mycobacteriales bacterium DNA harbors:
- a CDS encoding serine hydrolase domain-containing protein, translating into MRNARSTVDSSGAAQWYVAPGYEAVADAFLAGADTLGHGGGAYCAYVGGVPVVDLWAGVAKPDQPWQPQTRSVLMSATKGFAVMCVQILVDRGLIDVDAPVATYWPEFAQNGKAQTLVRHLLMHTAGVIGFPGMNRIARLDGSGWDDYDSMAAGLAAAAPVYPPGTKHCYHALTSGWLLAELVRRVDGRRLGQFFAEEVATPLDLDISIGTPASELERVARVRTMRFDHLPKPIRKVQDSYLATARNPETLLGAAFLGDGTRSGIDELELLFNSPDVLAAEFPAGGGTATARAMARGWAAMAGGGALDGARILSDDVVRAWSRVVSREPDILMTGVVTGPLAKIAVEPAPRTLGYIGNISRIGAGRRFGPNPDAYGAEGLGGQYAYCDPQSNIAVGFIRSEMAVFEVLQPRVTAVVYECAARLGHDVFSPPRESAVSRMVGAAVRRVVAAPAPA; encoded by the coding sequence ATGAGAAACGCTCGTTCGACCGTCGATTCGTCCGGGGCTGCGCAGTGGTACGTCGCGCCCGGCTACGAAGCCGTGGCTGACGCTTTTCTGGCCGGGGCCGATACCCTCGGCCATGGCGGCGGGGCGTACTGCGCGTATGTCGGGGGCGTCCCGGTCGTCGACCTATGGGCGGGCGTGGCGAAGCCGGACCAGCCGTGGCAGCCGCAGACCCGCAGCGTGCTGATGTCCGCGACCAAAGGCTTCGCGGTGATGTGCGTGCAGATCCTCGTGGACCGCGGCCTGATCGACGTGGACGCGCCGGTGGCGACGTACTGGCCGGAGTTCGCCCAGAACGGCAAGGCACAGACTCTGGTGCGCCACCTGCTGATGCACACCGCCGGCGTGATCGGGTTCCCGGGCATGAACCGGATCGCCCGACTCGACGGCAGCGGCTGGGACGACTACGACTCGATGGCTGCGGGACTCGCCGCCGCGGCTCCCGTTTACCCGCCGGGCACGAAGCACTGCTACCACGCGTTGACAAGCGGATGGCTGCTCGCGGAGCTGGTGCGGCGGGTGGACGGCCGTCGACTGGGACAGTTCTTCGCCGAAGAGGTCGCGACGCCGTTGGACCTGGACATCAGCATCGGAACTCCCGCGAGCGAGCTCGAACGGGTCGCCCGAGTGCGCACCATGCGCTTCGACCATCTGCCGAAGCCGATTCGGAAGGTTCAGGACTCCTATCTGGCCACGGCGCGCAACCCGGAGACGTTGCTCGGAGCAGCGTTTCTCGGCGACGGCACCCGAAGCGGCATCGACGAGCTCGAGCTGCTGTTCAACTCGCCCGACGTCCTGGCCGCAGAGTTTCCGGCCGGCGGCGGGACGGCCACGGCGCGGGCGATGGCGCGCGGTTGGGCGGCGATGGCAGGCGGCGGCGCGCTGGACGGGGCGCGCATCCTGTCCGACGACGTCGTCAGAGCGTGGAGCCGGGTCGTCTCCCGAGAGCCCGACATCCTGATGACCGGAGTGGTCACCGGCCCACTGGCGAAGATCGCGGTCGAGCCGGCGCCGCGCACTCTCGGCTACATCGGGAACATCTCCCGCATCGGAGCTGGTCGCCGGTTCGGTCCGAACCCGGACGCCTACGGTGCAGAAGGCCTCGGCGGGCAGTACGCGTACTGCGACCCGCAGAGCAACATCGCGGTCGGGTTCATCCGCAGCGAGATGGCCGTGTTCGAAGTGCTCCAGCCGCGGGTCACCGCCGTCGTCTACGAATGTGCCGCCCGGCTCGGCCACGACGTGTTCTCGCCGCCCCGTGAGTCGGCGGTCTCGCGCATGGTGGGCGCGGCGGTGCGCAGGGTGGTCGCGGCCCCGGCTCCGGCCTAG
- a CDS encoding PaaI family thioesterase: protein MVDGFLSKGYTAPRDGTAESRLAAAVRRLMDATVLTDADEDEMRAVAGRLDAISEQLEGPDATRLAGGMRWPSRDKMVQGDRDHNPMAGPANPLSPPMHVEVVDPATDEVGTELTMRPIHEGPPAGVHGGWVASLLDQLLGIANIASGNPAMTGELTVRYHRPTPIGVPLVLRARTESAEGRRMTTTGEIRTADGEVTASAVGLFIRPRPERLDQHERLIKERLSARREA from the coding sequence ATGGTCGACGGGTTCCTGTCGAAGGGCTACACCGCGCCGCGTGACGGCACAGCCGAATCGCGGCTGGCGGCTGCGGTGCGCCGACTGATGGACGCGACCGTGCTGACCGACGCCGACGAGGACGAGATGCGCGCGGTGGCGGGCCGGCTCGATGCGATCTCCGAACAGCTCGAAGGCCCCGACGCGACCCGGCTCGCGGGCGGCATGCGTTGGCCGAGCCGCGACAAGATGGTCCAGGGCGACCGCGACCACAACCCGATGGCCGGCCCGGCCAACCCGCTGTCACCGCCGATGCACGTCGAGGTCGTCGACCCGGCCACCGACGAGGTCGGCACCGAGCTGACGATGCGGCCGATCCACGAGGGTCCGCCCGCCGGCGTGCACGGCGGCTGGGTCGCCTCACTGCTCGACCAGCTGCTCGGCATCGCGAACATCGCCTCCGGCAACCCGGCGATGACCGGTGAGCTCACGGTGCGCTATCACCGGCCGACGCCCATCGGCGTACCGCTCGTGCTTCGGGCGCGTACCGAGTCGGCCGAAGGACGCCGGATGACGACGACCGGCGAGATCCGCACAGCGGACGGCGAGGTGACGGCGTCGGCGGTCGGCCTGTTCATCCGGCCGCGACCTGAGCGGCTCGACCAGCACGAGCGGCTGATCAAGGAGCGCCTCAGCGCCCGCCGGGAGGCCTGA